The following proteins are encoded in a genomic region of Dehalococcoidia bacterium:
- a CDS encoding CoA-transferase subunit beta, giving the protein MAGDRLDEQAMALRAVKEFRDGMVVNLGVGIPTLCSLYVPPDLDVIFHSENGIIGFGPVVTDPAEADVDLVNASIQPVKPRPGMAIVDHAESFAIIRGGRIDITVLGAIQVSERGDLANHQLPGKAVGSLGGGMDLAFNAKRVIVLMTHTTKDGQPKIVRELTQPLTAPRCVQLIITDIAVVEVTPRGLLLRELVPGWTPEEVQALTAAPLQVAEDLKVMELL; this is encoded by the coding sequence ATGGCTGGCGACCGTCTGGACGAGCAGGCCATGGCCCTGCGGGCCGTCAAGGAGTTCCGTGACGGCATGGTGGTGAACCTGGGGGTGGGCATTCCTACCCTCTGCAGCCTGTACGTGCCCCCGGACCTGGACGTCATATTCCACTCGGAGAACGGCATCATAGGCTTCGGGCCGGTGGTGACCGACCCGGCCGAGGCCGACGTGGACCTGGTCAACGCCAGCATCCAGCCCGTGAAGCCCCGGCCAGGGATGGCCATCGTCGACCACGCCGAGAGCTTCGCCATAATCCGCGGCGGGCGCATCGACATCACCGTCCTCGGGGCGATACAGGTGTCGGAGCGGGGAGACCTGGCCAACCATCAACTGCCCGGCAAGGCCGTGGGCAGCCTGGGCGGAGGCATGGACCTGGCCTTCAATGCCAAGAGGGTCATCGTCCTCATGACCCACACCACCAAGGACGGTCAGCCCAAGATCGTGCGGGAGCTGACCCAGCCCCTCACGGCCCCCCGCTGCGTCCAGCTCATCATCACCGACATCGCCGTCGTGGAGGTCACCCCCCGGGGGCTGTTGCTGCGGGAGCTGGTGCCCGGCTGGACGCCGGAGGAGGTGCAGGCCCTCACCGCGGCCCCCCTGCAGGTGGCCGAAGACCTGAAGGTGATGGAGCTGCTGTAG
- a CDS encoding TIGR03617 family F420-dependent LLM class oxidoreductase yields the protein MKVEATITAPSSIDDIVNHARHLEELGFDTILVPEAGHDPFLPVMVLAEHTSRVTLGTGVAVAFPRSPFVTAQIAWDLQRFSGGRFQLGLGTQVRAHNERRYSTPWTGKPVARLREYILCMRAIFQTFHQPERPQWFTGKYYQFTLINPFFNPGPWNGNPKVPIYIAGLNRLNCQLAGEVCDGLRIHTFVTPRYIREVVVPAVHEGARRAGRDPSEIDIVGNIFVITGETKAEMEEAREVIRHHISFYGATKTYFPVLEMHGWAEIGERLVRLSREGRWRDMPALISNEIVSEMSVMGSLSEIPSLIKERYGGLITSINMVFGPPYERLQERQRRLFEIVGKHLMADLKAI from the coding sequence ATGAAGGTGGAGGCCACCATAACGGCCCCCAGCAGCATCGACGACATAGTCAACCATGCCCGTCATCTGGAGGAGTTGGGGTTCGATACCATCCTGGTGCCGGAGGCTGGCCACGACCCCTTCCTGCCCGTCATGGTTCTGGCGGAACATACCTCTCGCGTGACCCTGGGCACAGGGGTAGCGGTGGCCTTTCCTCGCAGCCCCTTCGTCACAGCCCAGATAGCATGGGACCTTCAGCGCTTCTCGGGCGGTCGTTTCCAGCTGGGACTGGGCACGCAGGTGCGGGCCCACAACGAGCGGCGCTACTCCACGCCCTGGACGGGCAAGCCGGTGGCCCGGCTGCGGGAATACATACTGTGCATGCGGGCCATCTTCCAGACCTTCCACCAGCCGGAGCGGCCCCAGTGGTTCACGGGCAAGTATTACCAGTTCACCCTCATCAACCCCTTCTTCAATCCCGGACCGTGGAACGGCAACCCGAAGGTGCCCATCTACATCGCTGGCCTCAACAGGCTCAACTGTCAGCTGGCGGGAGAGGTGTGCGATGGCCTGCGCATCCACACCTTCGTGACCCCCAGGTACATCCGCGAGGTGGTGGTGCCGGCGGTCCATGAGGGTGCCAGACGGGCCGGCCGCGACCCCTCCGAGATAGACATCGTCGGCAACATCTTCGTCATCACCGGCGAGACCAAGGCGGAGATGGAGGAAGCGCGGGAGGTCATTCGCCACCACATCTCCTTCTACGGGGCTACCAAGACCTACTTCCCGGTGCTGGAGATGCACGGCTGGGCAGAGATCGGCGAGCGGCTGGTGCGCCTGTCGCGAGAGGGGCGCTGGCGGGACATGCCGGCCCTCATCAGCAACGAGATCGTGTCGGAGATGAGCGTCATGGGCAGCCTCAGCGAGATCCCGTCGCTGATCAAGGAGCGCTACGGCGGCCTCATCACCAGCATCAACATGGTCTTCGGCCCGCCCTACGAGCGCCTTCAGGAGCGACAGCGGCGCCTGTTCGAGATCGTGGGGAAGCACCTGATGGCCGACCTGAAGGCCATCTGA
- a CDS encoding 3-oxoacid CoA-transferase subunit A produces MAVNKVVSSFDEAVADIFDGAVLLIGGFGGPGECPSYLIAAVARKGVRDLTIVGNSGGWGAKRIHELRERMASIFPIPPDWYDPSLLVERGQVRRGILAFPAAPGHMLTPFEEAYMRGEVELELVPQGTLAERIRAARAGIPAFYTPTGVGTFVAEGKEVREFDGRLYLLERALRGDFSLIRAHKADRYGNLVYRGSSRTFNATMAGASRVTIAEVDEVVEAGELDPECVVTPGVYVDRVVVRPREPRPWHEPM; encoded by the coding sequence ATGGCGGTGAACAAAGTCGTCTCCAGCTTCGACGAGGCGGTGGCTGACATCTTCGACGGCGCTGTCCTCCTCATCGGCGGCTTCGGCGGCCCGGGCGAGTGCCCCAGCTACCTCATCGCCGCCGTGGCCCGCAAGGGCGTGCGCGACCTGACCATCGTCGGCAACTCGGGGGGCTGGGGTGCCAAGCGCATCCACGAGCTGCGGGAGCGCATGGCCAGCATCTTCCCCATCCCGCCCGACTGGTACGACCCTTCGCTCCTGGTGGAGAGGGGGCAGGTTCGCAGGGGCATCCTGGCCTTCCCCGCTGCCCCCGGCCACATGCTCACCCCCTTCGAGGAGGCCTATATGAGGGGGGAGGTAGAGCTGGAGCTGGTGCCCCAGGGGACTCTGGCCGAGCGCATCCGCGCGGCTCGGGCGGGCATCCCCGCCTTTTACACCCCCACCGGGGTCGGCACCTTCGTGGCCGAGGGAAAGGAGGTGCGGGAGTTCGACGGCCGCCTCTACCTGCTGGAGCGGGCGCTACGTGGGGACTTCTCCCTCATCCGCGCCCACAAGGCCGACCGCTACGGCAACCTGGTCTACCGTGGCTCCTCCCGCACCTTCAACGCCACCATGGCCGGGGCCTCCCGCGTCACCATCGCCGAGGTGGACGAGGTGGTGGAGGCCGGGGAGCTGGACCCCGAGTGCGTCGTGACGCCGGGCGTCTATGTGGACAGGGTGGTGGTGAGGCCCAGAGAGCCCAGGCCCTGGCACGAACCCATGTAG
- the topA gene encoding type I DNA topoisomerase — protein MPERNGHDVVVVESPAKARTIANILGKQYKVLASLGHVRDLPKRELGVDIEAGFQPRYVIIRDKEKALRQIREAAQQASTVYLATDPDREGEAIAWHLLHAAGLLGRPYRRVVFHEITPQAVREAFRNPRDIDMRLVEAQQARRILDRLLGYKLSPFLWRKVKRGLSAGRVQSVALRLLVEREREIEAFVPREYWTIDALLAKGDASFAARLVGYLGRRQKLEIPDEAEAQRLVAILRSSLYRVESVDRREQARRPPPPFITSTLQQEAARRLGFSAQKTMVIAQQLYEGVRLGAQGEVGLITYMRTDSTHLAESAREEVRDYIRQHYGPDYLPRTPRQYKTKVKNAQEAHEAIRPTSVHRDPESLRPYLSDDQLKLYTLIWQRTLACQMADARYEVRSVDISAHPPSGEPFLLRASSSVLLFPGYHQLYIEGSDEEEEQDGTGAIPELAPGDVLSLLELMPRQHFTEPPRRYSEASLIKALEERGIGRPSTYAVIIATLLERGYVEREGRQLRPTDLGRLVNDLLVQHFPEFVDVDFTAEMEDRLDEIARGERAWQPVVREFYGPLEQALARADKAPKATEATDQTCELCGRPMVIRWGRRGRFLSCSGFPECRNARPLEGEEPPAPAEEACPDCGALMVVKHSRYGPFLACSRYPECRGRRPYLVSTGAACPKCGGDLVERRSRRGRPFYGCSRYPQCDFVVWRRPLASPCPQCAGLLVADGRDGARCTACSWRGAASVAS, from the coding sequence ATGCCCGAGCGCAACGGCCACGACGTAGTGGTGGTGGAGTCGCCGGCCAAGGCCCGCACCATCGCCAACATCCTCGGCAAGCAGTACAAGGTGCTGGCCTCCCTAGGCCATGTGCGCGACCTGCCCAAGCGAGAGTTGGGGGTGGACATCGAGGCTGGCTTCCAGCCCCGCTACGTGATCATTCGCGACAAGGAGAAGGCCCTTCGCCAGATCCGCGAGGCAGCCCAGCAGGCCAGCACCGTTTACCTGGCTACCGACCCCGATCGCGAGGGGGAGGCCATCGCCTGGCACCTGTTGCATGCCGCCGGCCTCCTGGGGAGGCCCTATCGCCGCGTCGTGTTCCACGAAATAACCCCCCAGGCCGTGCGGGAGGCGTTCCGCAATCCCCGCGACATCGACATGCGGCTGGTAGAGGCCCAGCAGGCCCGCCGCATCCTGGACCGGCTGTTGGGCTACAAGCTCAGCCCCTTCCTCTGGCGCAAGGTAAAGCGAGGCCTCTCGGCCGGCCGGGTGCAGTCGGTGGCCCTGCGCCTGCTGGTGGAGCGAGAGCGGGAGATAGAGGCCTTCGTTCCCCGCGAGTACTGGACCATCGACGCCCTCCTGGCCAAGGGCGACGCCTCCTTCGCCGCCCGCCTGGTAGGCTACCTCGGCCGCCGCCAGAAGCTGGAGATACCAGACGAGGCCGAGGCCCAACGGCTGGTGGCCATCCTGCGCTCCTCCCTCTACCGGGTGGAGTCGGTGGACAGGCGGGAGCAGGCCCGTCGCCCGCCACCGCCGTTCATCACCAGCACCCTTCAGCAGGAGGCAGCGCGGCGTCTGGGCTTTTCGGCCCAGAAGACGATGGTCATAGCCCAGCAGCTCTACGAGGGAGTCCGCCTGGGCGCCCAGGGCGAGGTGGGCCTCATCACCTACATGCGCACCGACTCGACCCACCTGGCCGAGTCGGCCCGCGAGGAGGTGCGAGACTACATCCGCCAGCACTACGGCCCCGACTACCTGCCCCGCACCCCCCGCCAGTACAAGACCAAAGTGAAGAACGCGCAGGAGGCCCATGAGGCCATCCGCCCCACCTCGGTGCACCGCGACCCCGAGTCCCTGCGCCCGTACCTGAGCGACGACCAGCTGAAGCTCTACACCCTCATTTGGCAGAGGACGCTCGCTTGCCAGATGGCCGACGCCCGCTACGAGGTGCGGTCGGTGGACATCTCCGCCCATCCCCCCTCCGGGGAGCCTTTCCTGCTGAGGGCCAGCAGCTCCGTCCTCCTCTTCCCCGGATACCATCAGCTCTATATCGAGGGGAGCGACGAGGAAGAGGAGCAGGACGGCACAGGGGCCATCCCCGAGCTAGCGCCAGGGGACGTGCTGTCCCTGCTGGAGCTGATGCCGAGGCAGCACTTCACCGAGCCGCCGCGTCGTTACTCCGAGGCTTCCCTCATCAAGGCCCTGGAAGAGAGGGGTATCGGCCGGCCCAGCACCTACGCCGTCATCATCGCCACCCTCCTCGAGCGGGGCTACGTGGAGAGGGAGGGGCGCCAGCTCCGCCCCACCGACCTGGGGAGACTGGTGAACGACCTGCTAGTCCAGCACTTCCCCGAGTTCGTGGACGTGGACTTCACCGCCGAGATGGAGGACAGGCTGGACGAGATAGCTCGTGGCGAGCGGGCCTGGCAACCAGTGGTGCGAGAGTTCTACGGCCCCCTGGAGCAGGCGCTGGCCCGGGCCGACAAGGCCCCCAAGGCCACCGAGGCCACCGACCAGACCTGCGAACTGTGCGGACGGCCCATGGTCATCCGCTGGGGCAGGCGGGGACGCTTCCTCTCCTGCTCCGGCTTCCCGGAGTGCCGGAACGCCCGTCCGCTAGAGGGGGAGGAGCCACCAGCGCCCGCCGAGGAGGCCTGCCCCGATTGCGGCGCCCTCATGGTGGTGAAGCACAGCCGCTACGGCCCCTTCCTGGCCTGCTCTCGCTACCCCGAATGCCGCGGCAGGCGCCCTTACCTGGTAAGCACCGGCGCCGCCTGCCCCAAGTGCGGAGGCGACCTGGTGGAGCGCCGCAGCCGGCGCGGCCGCCCCTTCTACGGCTGCTCCCGCTACCCCCAGTGCGACTTCGTGGTCTGGCGGCGGCCCCTCGCCTCACCCTGCCCCCAGTGCGCCGGCCTCCTGGTGGCCGATGGCCGCGACGGCGCCCGCTGCACCGCCTGTAGCTGGCGCGGCGCCGCCTCCGTGGCATCCTGA
- a CDS encoding SDR family oxidoreductase produces the protein MRFADQVCVVTGASRGIGKAIALALAREGAHVVVTARTTEQSPSKLPGTIDETARLIQQMGRRALAVSCNVMDEAQVEELARRTMEEFGRVDILINNAAVSPMAPFVEMPLRHWDLTINVNLRGTVLCSKAFLPHMLRQGHGKILNVSSGAVDPELAMEFNLIAYSVSKVAIEQFTRCLALELAPSGIAVNCLRIEERIATEGSKFLDPHLDPSSWGKPETVAEVSLWLLAQEPSFTGQIMTIGEIQQRMSGVR, from the coding sequence ATGCGTTTCGCCGATCAGGTATGCGTCGTGACGGGGGCTTCTCGCGGCATCGGCAAGGCCATCGCTCTGGCACTGGCCCGCGAGGGCGCCCACGTAGTGGTCACCGCTCGCACCACCGAGCAGTCCCCCTCCAAGTTGCCCGGCACCATCGACGAGACCGCGCGCCTCATCCAGCAGATGGGAAGGAGGGCGCTGGCCGTGTCCTGCAACGTGATGGACGAGGCGCAGGTAGAGGAGCTGGCCCGCCGCACCATGGAAGAGTTCGGACGGGTGGACATCCTCATCAACAACGCCGCCGTCAGCCCCATGGCCCCCTTTGTGGAGATGCCCCTGCGCCACTGGGACCTGACCATCAACGTCAACCTGCGAGGCACCGTCCTCTGCAGCAAGGCCTTCCTGCCCCACATGCTCCGCCAGGGCCACGGCAAGATCCTGAACGTCTCCTCCGGCGCGGTGGACCCCGAGCTGGCCATGGAGTTCAACCTCATCGCCTACTCGGTGTCCAAGGTGGCCATCGAGCAGTTCACCCGCTGCCTGGCCCTGGAGCTGGCACCCTCGGGCATAGCCGTCAACTGCCTGCGCATCGAGGAGAGGATCGCCACCGAGGGGTCCAAGTTTCTGGACCCGCACCTGGACCCCTCCTCCTGGGGCAAGCCAGAGACGGTGGCCGAGGTCAGCCTGTGGCTGCTGGCCCAGGAGCCGAGCTTCACCGGCCAGATCATGACCATCGGCGAAATCCAGCAGCGCATGAGCGGGGTGCGCTGA
- a CDS encoding nuclear transport factor 2 family protein, with protein MDDRDLTAIWRLMFQYAVCVWNKDADGIAELFAEDGVVDLGTGGAVAGREQIRQVYRRAFAEQDLFPFIRDPVVQVEGDRARGGCRLQLRAFVGGRWFRGGGEYEDEFVRTAEGWKFLRRRLQLTEFEEAGGAG; from the coding sequence ATGGACGACCGAGACCTGACGGCTATCTGGAGGCTGATGTTCCAGTACGCCGTCTGCGTCTGGAACAAGGACGCCGACGGCATCGCCGAGCTCTTCGCCGAGGACGGCGTTGTCGACCTGGGGACGGGTGGCGCCGTGGCCGGCAGAGAGCAGATACGGCAGGTCTACCGGCGGGCCTTCGCCGAACAGGACCTTTTCCCGTTCATCCGCGACCCGGTGGTCCAGGTTGAGGGCGACCGGGCCAGGGGTGGCTGTCGACTCCAGCTCCGCGCCTTCGTGGGCGGGCGCTGGTTCCGGGGCGGCGGAGAGTACGAGGACGAGTTCGTCCGCACCGCCGAGGGCTGGAAGTTTCTCAGGCGTCGGCTCCAGTTGACCGAGTTCGAGGAGGCCGGCGGGGCAGGCTGA
- a CDS encoding hemolysin family protein, translating to MDTSSWASLCLFLLTIALLALVALADAGLQLGPWAATVSGGREQRRQDPWAWEDARLGAALLGGGLLVPSALAAARLLDAATEEGPLAWTGGGLLAVAGWLTAHVGARLSIPRLPRSRWLPLARLVCRLARPLGRMLAAPLRRDAASRGEQAALEAVARLLGHEPSPAQMTMMRSVLELGDTTVWEIMVPRVDIVAVEADASFEEVARTMVQKGFSRLPVYEDTIDNIVGVVHARDVLRVLANHVRPQNVRELLRPAYFVPDTKPVHDLLAEMQRQRVSIAIVVDEYGGTAGLVTVEDIVEEIVGELADEFDSFEEPVQRLANGEVLLDARVTVDALEEMFGVRLENEDYDTVGGFIYHHLGKVPSVGDQIEVDGLVLRVVSMLGRKIKRVHVSRRAPAEGQPD from the coding sequence GTGGACACCAGCAGTTGGGCTAGCCTCTGTCTCTTCCTCCTCACCATAGCTCTCCTGGCCCTGGTGGCCCTGGCCGATGCCGGCCTCCAGCTAGGCCCCTGGGCCGCGACCGTCAGCGGGGGGAGAGAGCAAAGGCGGCAGGACCCCTGGGCCTGGGAGGACGCGCGTCTGGGGGCTGCCTTGCTGGGCGGCGGCCTGCTGGTGCCCTCGGCCCTGGCCGCGGCCCGGTTGCTGGACGCAGCCACCGAGGAAGGACCCCTGGCCTGGACGGGCGGCGGCCTGCTGGCGGTGGCAGGTTGGCTGACAGCCCACGTGGGCGCTCGCCTGTCCATCCCTCGCCTGCCCCGCTCCCGCTGGCTGCCCCTGGCCCGCCTGGTCTGCCGCCTGGCCCGTCCCCTGGGACGGATGCTGGCCGCCCCCTTGCGGCGCGACGCCGCTAGCCGAGGCGAACAGGCAGCCCTGGAGGCGGTGGCGCGCCTGCTGGGCCATGAGCCTTCCCCGGCCCAGATGACCATGATGCGCTCGGTCCTGGAGCTGGGGGACACCACCGTGTGGGAGATCATGGTGCCCAGGGTGGACATAGTGGCAGTGGAGGCGGACGCCTCCTTCGAGGAGGTGGCCCGCACCATGGTCCAGAAAGGCTTCAGCCGTTTGCCCGTTTACGAAGACACCATCGACAACATCGTCGGCGTCGTTCACGCCCGCGACGTCCTGAGGGTGCTGGCCAACCACGTCCGCCCCCAGAACGTGCGGGAGCTGTTGAGGCCAGCCTACTTCGTGCCCGACACGAAGCCCGTTCACGACCTGCTGGCCGAAATGCAGCGCCAGCGCGTATCCATCGCCATCGTGGTGGACGAGTATGGCGGCACCGCCGGCCTGGTGACGGTGGAGGACATTGTCGAGGAGATCGTCGGCGAGCTGGCGGACGAGTTCGACTCCTTCGAGGAGCCGGTCCAGCGGCTGGCCAACGGCGAGGTGCTGCTGGACGCCCGCGTCACCGTGGACGCCCTGGAGGAGATGTTCGGCGTCCGACTGGAGAACGAGGACTACGACACCGTCGGAGGCTTCATCTACCACCACCTGGGGAAGGTGCCCAGCGTCGGCGACCAGATCGAGGTGGACGGCCTGGTGCTGCGGGTCGTCTCCATGCTGGGGCGCAAGATCAAGCGCGTCCACGTCTCCCGTCGTGCTCCGGCCGAGGGGCAGCCGGACTGA
- the xerD gene encoding site-specific tyrosine recombinase XerD — MTDWQWAEAYLRHLAAERNLSPYTVRNYRNDLRQFFEFLAREELQVASLTRQDFRAYLSLLHQKGTAPASVARKVSTVRSFYRFLVREGAIPSNPLEQVRGPKRPRRLPSYLTYQHVAALIEAADDESPQGIRDRALLELVYAAGVRLSEVVGLDVDDVDLEEATARVMGKGGKERIVLLGTPAVEALRRYLVEARPLLTRDAHERALFLNRDGQRLSGRWVQELVKKYAQRAGIDKRVWPHLLRHSFATHLLDGGADLRVVQELLGHATPTSTQVYLHVTQERQRQRYLEAFRHRRGRRPPAQD; from the coding sequence ATGACCGACTGGCAATGGGCCGAGGCCTATCTGCGCCATCTGGCGGCGGAGCGCAACCTCTCGCCGTACACCGTCCGCAATTACCGCAACGACCTGCGCCAGTTCTTCGAGTTTCTGGCCAGGGAAGAACTGCAGGTCGCTTCCCTGACCCGCCAGGACTTCCGCGCATACCTGTCGCTTCTCCACCAGAAGGGGACAGCGCCGGCCAGCGTTGCCCGAAAGGTGAGCACCGTCCGCTCCTTCTATCGCTTCCTCGTGCGGGAGGGGGCCATCCCCTCCAACCCCCTGGAGCAGGTGCGTGGTCCCAAACGGCCTCGCCGCCTGCCCAGCTATCTGACCTATCAGCACGTGGCCGCCCTCATCGAGGCCGCCGACGATGAGTCGCCTCAGGGGATTCGCGACCGCGCCCTGCTGGAGCTGGTCTACGCTGCCGGCGTGCGCCTGAGCGAGGTGGTGGGGCTAGACGTGGACGACGTGGACCTGGAGGAGGCCACCGCGCGGGTGATGGGCAAGGGCGGCAAAGAGCGCATCGTCCTGCTGGGCACACCGGCAGTGGAGGCACTGCGTCGCTACCTGGTCGAGGCGCGTCCGCTGCTGACACGGGACGCCCACGAGCGGGCCCTTTTCCTCAACCGCGACGGCCAGCGCCTCTCGGGACGATGGGTGCAGGAACTGGTCAAGAAATATGCCCAGCGGGCCGGCATCGACAAGCGGGTGTGGCCTCACCTGCTGCGCCACAGCTTCGCCACTCACCTGCTGGACGGGGGCGCCGACCTGAGGGTCGTCCAGGAGCTGTTGGGCCATGCCACCCCCACCAGCACCCAGGTGTACCTGCACGTGACCCAGGAGCGGCAGCGACAGCGCTACCTAGAGGCCTTCCGGCACCGTCGGGGACGACGGCCGCCGGCCCAGGACTGA
- a CDS encoding glucose 1-dehydrogenase: MRFSGKTAVVTGAGSGIGRATAIMFAQEGAQVVCADIKEAAVKATAEHISSLGGRALPLTVDVRQEDQVKALMERALEHFGSLDVVYNNAGVEIGGPVANTTAEDWRLMIDVNAGGVFFGCKWAAHYMAQRNGGAIVNTASVAGLIGLTMEVAYCATKGAVVLITKAMAMEYAPYGVRVNCVCPGAVRTPLVERAVQHLAATTGAPPEDFWRRMDAMHPIGRIAEPEDIAKAVLFLASDDARMITGVALPVDGGFTAGMKVT, from the coding sequence ATGCGCTTCTCGGGCAAGACCGCAGTGGTGACGGGCGCAGGATCGGGCATAGGGCGCGCGACGGCTATCATGTTCGCCCAGGAGGGCGCTCAGGTGGTCTGTGCCGATATCAAAGAGGCTGCCGTCAAGGCCACGGCCGAGCACATCTCCTCCCTGGGGGGGCGCGCCCTGCCCCTGACGGTGGACGTGCGACAGGAGGACCAGGTCAAGGCCCTGATGGAGAGGGCCCTGGAGCACTTCGGCTCCCTGGACGTGGTATACAACAACGCCGGCGTGGAGATCGGCGGCCCCGTCGCCAACACCACTGCCGAGGACTGGCGTCTGATGATAGACGTCAACGCCGGCGGGGTGTTCTTCGGCTGCAAGTGGGCCGCCCACTACATGGCCCAGCGGAACGGCGGCGCCATCGTCAACACCGCCTCGGTGGCCGGGCTCATCGGCCTCACCATGGAGGTCGCCTACTGCGCTACCAAGGGGGCTGTCGTCCTCATAACCAAGGCCATGGCCATGGAGTACGCGCCCTACGGCGTCCGCGTCAACTGTGTCTGTCCCGGTGCCGTACGGACGCCCCTGGTGGAGAGGGCCGTGCAGCACCTGGCCGCCACCACGGGCGCGCCGCCGGAAGACTTCTGGCGGCGGATGGACGCCATGCACCCCATAGGCCGCATCGCCGAGCCGGAGGACATAGCCAAGGCCGTCCTCTTCCTCGCCTCCGACGACGCGCGCATGATCACCGGCGTCGCCCTGCCCGTGGACGGCGGGTTCACCGCCGGCATGAAGGTCACCTGA
- the dprA gene encoding DNA-processing protein DprA, with amino-acid sequence MRPDLKYWVAFGRIPGVGRARLQLLERRFGDLETAWSAPAPELLAAGLDQRTVSSIVQRRGRISPDQEMERLERLGVRAFTWHDPGYPPLLREIHDLPPVLYVRGQLTEADQTAVAVVGTRRPTAYGRQAAEELTWGLARAGITIVSGLARGIDAIAHRAAIEAGGRTIAVMACGLDLVYPPEHARLAREVMEHGALVSDYPLGTTPRADYFPRRNRIMAGLGLGVLVVEGDMTSGALNTARWAVEQDREVFAVPGSIFSPQSRGPHWLLQQGAKLVQTVEDVLEELNLTLVPHRPSPAAPTANGDTEAAVLRHMGREPRHVDEVCRLSGLPIATVSSALAMLELKGLVKQVGIMTYVRAHSLSGGGR; translated from the coding sequence ATGCGGCCGGACCTGAAGTACTGGGTGGCCTTCGGCCGTATTCCGGGCGTGGGGCGGGCACGCCTCCAGTTGCTGGAGCGGCGCTTCGGCGATCTGGAGACCGCGTGGAGCGCCCCGGCCCCTGAGCTGCTGGCAGCCGGATTGGACCAGCGCACCGTCAGCTCCATAGTCCAGCGTCGGGGGCGCATATCTCCCGACCAGGAGATGGAGCGGCTGGAGCGTCTGGGAGTGCGGGCCTTCACCTGGCACGACCCTGGCTATCCCCCCTTGCTGAGGGAGATACATGACCTGCCGCCCGTCCTCTACGTCCGGGGCCAGCTGACGGAGGCTGACCAGACGGCCGTGGCAGTAGTGGGCACCCGCCGCCCCACCGCCTACGGACGGCAGGCGGCCGAGGAGCTGACCTGGGGCCTCGCCCGGGCGGGCATCACTATCGTCAGTGGACTGGCCCGCGGCATAGACGCCATCGCCCACCGGGCGGCGATAGAGGCGGGAGGCCGCACCATCGCTGTCATGGCCTGCGGCCTCGACCTGGTCTACCCTCCGGAGCACGCTCGCCTGGCGCGGGAGGTGATGGAGCACGGTGCCCTGGTGAGCGACTATCCCCTGGGCACCACCCCGCGTGCAGACTACTTTCCCCGCCGCAATCGCATCATGGCGGGCCTGGGGCTGGGGGTGCTGGTGGTGGAGGGGGACATGACCAGTGGCGCCCTCAATACCGCCCGCTGGGCCGTGGAGCAAGACCGGGAGGTCTTCGCCGTCCCCGGCAGCATCTTCTCGCCCCAGAGCCGCGGCCCCCACTGGCTTCTGCAGCAGGGGGCGAAGCTGGTGCAGACCGTGGAAGACGTGCTGGAGGAACTGAACCTCACGCTGGTGCCCCACCGACCGTCCCCGGCCGCCCCCACGGCCAACGGAGACACGGAAGCCGCAGTCCTGCGTCATATGGGTAGGGAGCCACGCCATGTGGACGAGGTCTGCCGTCTCAGCGGCCTGCCCATAGCGACAGTGAGCAGCGCGTTGGCTATGCTGGAGCTGAAGGGACTGGTGAAGCAGGTGGGCATCATGACCTATGTTCGCGCCCACTCCCTGAGCGGAGGCGGACGCTAG